From Microbacterium invictum, the proteins below share one genomic window:
- a CDS encoding type II toxin-antitoxin system RelE/ParE family toxin: protein MTVRLTDLAAADLAEARNHYRAIADDLDQRFLDRLDLTIARLLAFPQGAPPVDGFPGVRRARMRQFPYGVFYRLDGNDILILRVLHTRRDPSALR from the coding sequence GTGACGGTCCGACTCACCGATCTCGCGGCGGCCGATCTGGCGGAGGCGCGCAACCACTACCGCGCGATCGCCGACGACCTGGATCAGCGTTTCCTCGATCGACTCGATCTCACCATCGCCCGCCTGCTCGCCTTTCCGCAAGGCGCGCCGCCCGTCGACGGCTTCCCCGGCGTCAGACGAGCCCGGATGCGTCAGTTCCCGTACGGAGTGTTCTACCGTCTCGATGGAAACGACATCCTGATCCTTCGCGTGCTGCACACCCGTCGCGACCCATCCGCGCTTCGCTAG
- a CDS encoding ribbon-helix-helix protein, CopG family, giving the protein MAVRKVAITLPEELFEIVERARAVEHRTRSEVIQEALRTHFGEAIFVPSDDERRLLTAALDEAAQSPERTREWSQVRAELRTER; this is encoded by the coding sequence ATGGCTGTTCGCAAAGTGGCGATCACTCTGCCCGAGGAGCTGTTCGAGATCGTCGAACGTGCTCGGGCGGTCGAGCATCGCACGCGCTCAGAAGTGATCCAAGAGGCGCTGCGGACGCACTTCGGCGAGGCGATCTTTGTTCCCAGCGATGACGAGCGGCGGCTGCTGACGGCTGCGCTCGACGAAGCTGCGCAGTCGCCGGAGCGTACCCGTGAGTGGAGCCAGGTCCGCGCGGAGTTGCGCACCGAACGGTGA